A genomic stretch from Coffea eugenioides isolate CCC68of unplaced genomic scaffold, Ceug_1.0 ScVebR1_1859;HRSCAF=2789, whole genome shotgun sequence includes:
- the LOC113755921 gene encoding uncharacterized protein LOC113755921: protein MPRSSRTGELEFDPEIEKTARRLTKEAKLRKQQDSTSPSESKQEFVSSDSSSESEKEEVHIPRVAMAAPRTLRELATPNVNQQPLCITFPNTEEAFELKSGLIHLLPTFRGIAGEDPHKHLKEFHVVCSTMKPQGVTEDHIKLRAFPFSLADKAKDWLFYLPSGSITTWEELKRRFREKFFPASRAANIRKEICGVRQANGEVLYEYWERFKQLCASCPHHQIPDQLLIQYFYEGLSPMDRSMLDAASGGALVNKTTDEATLLISTMAENSQQFGVRAEGAIRRVNEVNHSDLEGKLSELTSLVRQMARGQLQSVKTCGICATPGHMTDMCPTLQEDSPEQANIVGDFSGPPPRRNDPFAPTYNPGWRNHPNFSYASKPPGFQQYFQPRPPVQQPSTSNSNMSLEDIVKSLAQSTSQLQQEAQRSQQESHRFQQETRASIRNLEVQMSQLATSMSNLENSNRGKLPSQVIPNPKENASAMQLRSGKEVQSPRRAHAKEEEVPRKGEEEDEKQSSEVSKKVDIPPFPG from the coding sequence atgcctcgatcttctcgtacaggaGAATTAGAATTTGATCCAGAGATTGAGAAGACTGCAAGAAGGTTGACCAAGGAGGCAAAGTTGCGTAAGCAACAAGATTCAACGTCACCTTCAGAATCTAAGCAAGAGTTTGTTTCCAGTGATTCATCAAGTGAATCTGAAAAAGAAGAAGTGCATATTCCCCGAGTAGCAATGGCAGCCCCAAGAACTTTGAGGGAGTTGGCAACTCCTAACGTGAACCAGCAGCCATTATGCATTACATTTCCTAACACGGAAGAGGCATTTGAGCTTAAATCTGGTCTTATTCACTTACTTCCTACTTTTCGTGGTATTGCAGGTGAAGACCCACATAAACACTTGAAGGAATTTCATGTGGTGTGCTCCACAATGAAACCTCAAGGAGTCACTGAGGACCACATCAAGTTGAGAGCCTTCCCTTTCTCTTTGGCGGATAAGGCTAAAGATTGGTTATTTTACCTGCCGTCTGGATCCATCACTACGTGGGAAGAATTGAAGAGAAGATTCCGCGAGAAATTTTTCCCTGCCTCTAGAGCCGCCAATATAAGGAAAGAAATATGTGGAGTTAGGCAGGCAAATGGGGAAGTTCTATATGAGTACTGGGAGCGCTTTAAACAACTGTGTGCCAGCTGCCCGCATCATCAAATCCCTGATCAGCTCTTAATACAATATTTCTACGAGGGATTATCACCCATGGATAGGAGCATGTTAGATGCAGCCAGTGGCGGTGCTCTGGTTAACAAGACCACAGACGAAGCCACGTTATTGATCTCCACCATGGCTGAAAATTCCCAACAATTTGGAGTGAGAGCTGAGGGAGCAATAAGAAGGGTCAATGAAGTGAATCACTCTGACTTAGAGGGTAAACTATCTGAGCTTACCTCTCTGGTACGTCAAATGGCAAGGGGGCAATTACAATCTGTGAAGACTTGTGGTATCTGTGCTACTCCGGGACACATGACTGACATGTGTCCAACTCTCCAGGAGGATTCACCTGAACAAGCCAACATAGTGGGAGATTTTTCTGGACCACCTCCACGAAGGAATGATCCTTTTGCACCCACTTACAATCCAGGGTGGCGAAATCATCCTAACTTTAGCTATGCTTCAAAACCCCCTGGCTTTCAACAATATTTCCAGCCACGGCCACCAGTGCAACAACCATCCACTTCCAATTCAAACATGTCTCTTGAAGATATAGTGAAGTCACTGGCCCAAAGCACGAGTCAATTACAGCAAGAGGCTCAAAGATCTCAACAGGAGTCTCACAGATTTCAACAAGAGACTCGTGCTAGCATTAGGAATTTGGAAGTACAGATGTCTCAATTGGCAACTTCCATGAGCAACCTGGAAAATAGCAATAGAGGAAAGTTACCATCTCAAGTAATTCCTAATCCCAAGGAGAATGCCAGTGCAATGCAATTACGGAGTGGCAAGGAGGTACAGTCTcctaggcgtgcccacgccaaagaagaagaagtgccCAGGAAgggggaagaggaagatgagaaaCAATCCTCTGAAGTCTCAAAGAAAGTTGACATTCCTCCTTTTCCTGGCAG